The following proteins come from a genomic window of Verrucomicrobiia bacterium:
- a CDS encoding glycosyltransferase family 4 protein, with protein MRVAFLTHEPFHPPSGGGSAEAPYLIREFVRRGHEVQVFCPAFPESDAVATRFGIRVTPFTRWRMGRYARLRNLKYLLYPGALERLVRTAAAGAGGSRAPWDLIFAQHTLSAVAAGRLRRRLQIPVVLNFLDYLTGFMETWPPWVMPRPVVRRLTHFELSLPRRYRVEGILTVSQPLADRFASTGYPRERIETIQYGFDAALFRPDLTATASPGPPVVQMHGSFDRHHLGPIAMEAMVRVATARPDAMLRLVGRRTPVLNGFVTQLRTRIPGVRVETPGFVPYHEVAREVGRATVGLVPYEESNGTHCAFVAKAVEYLACGVPVASTPLENLKGYFARELAIRFSRFDAPTFAATVLSWLETPDAERRRLGRAAAERVAADLDWATVTRRAVDRAEAAAAGRILK; from the coding sequence ATGCGCGTTGCCTTCCTGACCCATGAGCCGTTCCACCCTCCCAGCGGGGGTGGATCCGCCGAGGCCCCCTACCTGATCCGTGAGTTCGTCCGCCGCGGCCACGAGGTTCAGGTGTTCTGTCCCGCGTTTCCGGAATCCGATGCCGTCGCCACCCGTTTCGGGATCCGGGTGACGCCGTTCACCCGCTGGCGCATGGGCCGCTATGCGCGCCTGCGCAATCTCAAGTACCTGCTGTATCCGGGAGCGCTGGAACGGCTCGTGCGCACCGCAGCGGCTGGCGCAGGAGGTTCCCGCGCACCCTGGGACCTGATCTTTGCCCAGCACACCCTGTCCGCGGTGGCCGCGGGCCGGCTGCGGCGGCGTCTTCAAATCCCGGTGGTGCTCAACTTCCTCGATTACCTCACCGGGTTCATGGAGACGTGGCCTCCGTGGGTGATGCCCCGTCCCGTGGTCCGCCGTCTCACGCACTTCGAGCTGTCGCTGCCCCGGCGCTACCGCGTGGAGGGCATTCTGACGGTCTCCCAACCGCTCGCCGACCGGTTCGCCTCCACCGGGTATCCCCGGGAACGCATCGAGACCATCCAGTACGGATTTGATGCCGCACTGTTCCGTCCGGATCTCACCGCCACCGCATCCCCGGGTCCACCGGTGGTGCAGATGCACGGCTCCTTTGACCGCCATCACCTGGGCCCGATCGCCATGGAGGCCATGGTGCGGGTCGCCACGGCGCGTCCGGATGCAATGTTGCGGCTGGTGGGCCGCCGGACTCCGGTGCTGAACGGATTCGTAACACAGCTTCGAACCCGGATTCCCGGGGTCCGGGTTGAGACACCCGGATTCGTCCCCTACCACGAGGTGGCGCGCGAGGTGGGGCGGGCGACGGTGGGACTGGTGCCCTACGAGGAATCCAACGGCACCCACTGCGCGTTTGTGGCGAAGGCCGTGGAATACCTGGCCTGCGGGGTTCCGGTCGCCAGCACGCCGCTGGAAAACCTGAAGGGCTATTTCGCCCGGGAGCTGGCCATCCGGTTCAGCCGTTTCGACGCCCCCACCTTCGCCGCCACCGTGCTGTCCTGGTTGGAGACTCCGGATGCCGAACGGCGGCGTCTGGGCCGGGCCGCGGCGGAACGGGTTGCCGCAGATCTGGACTGGGCCACGGTCACCCGGCGTGCCGTGGACCGTGCGGAAGCCGCAGCCGCCGGCCGGATTCTGAAGTGA
- a CDS encoding inorganic phosphate transporter: MPKEKLSLLFLVLLVGTAGSFVHWGLGYITPGTGVVFLLATAFGLFMAFNVGGNDVANSFGTSVGAGTLTLRQALIVAAIFEASGAMLAGGAVTQTIRSGIVNLEDLKGLPEFRPMELVHVMMAALLASGLWLLVATRCGWPVSTTHAIVGGIVGGALMLGFLRGGPAATLSLVRWRQIGTIVISWVASPVLGAAAAAVLFGAIKRYILHYNETAEHKLRDIRQRRMDLKQGHKEAFERMAELQQIAYTQAMSRDAAQVLSSDRLGEDDFESEYYRAMHRLEKEREEINSHQALEWFVPSLAAAGSFVITAMVLFKGLQHLHLGLTLVHNLLIMLMVAATVWMVIHIFARSQKERSLERSTFLLFSWMQVFTASGFAFSHGSNDIANAIGPFAAVLDVLHSGAINSTAPVPSVALLAFGVAMCAGLWFIGREVIATIGTNLTQIHPASGFSAELSAAAVVMMASALGIPVSSTHILVGAVLGIGLVNRAANWGLMRPIALAWVITLPASALLSATAFLVLRRVF, translated from the coding sequence ATGCCGAAGGAAAAGCTCAGCCTGTTGTTCCTCGTCCTGCTCGTCGGCACCGCCGGGAGCTTCGTGCACTGGGGGTTGGGCTACATCACGCCGGGCACCGGCGTGGTCTTCCTGCTGGCGACCGCCTTTGGCCTATTCATGGCATTCAATGTCGGCGGGAACGACGTGGCCAATTCCTTTGGCACCAGCGTCGGGGCGGGGACCCTGACCCTCCGGCAGGCGCTCATCGTCGCCGCCATCTTCGAGGCCAGCGGGGCCATGCTCGCGGGGGGGGCCGTCACGCAGACGATCCGGAGCGGCATTGTGAACCTGGAGGACCTGAAGGGTCTCCCGGAGTTCCGTCCGATGGAGCTGGTCCATGTGATGATGGCCGCGCTGCTCGCCTCGGGCCTCTGGCTGCTGGTGGCCACCCGTTGCGGTTGGCCGGTGTCCACCACCCACGCCATCGTGGGAGGCATCGTCGGTGGCGCCCTGATGCTCGGATTCCTTCGTGGCGGTCCCGCGGCGACCCTCAGCCTGGTGCGATGGCGGCAGATCGGGACGATCGTGATTTCGTGGGTGGCTTCGCCCGTCCTGGGCGCCGCCGCCGCCGCGGTGCTCTTCGGGGCGATCAAGCGGTACATCCTGCATTACAACGAAACGGCGGAGCACAAGCTGCGCGACATCCGTCAACGCCGCATGGACCTCAAGCAGGGGCACAAGGAGGCCTTCGAGCGGATGGCCGAGCTGCAGCAGATCGCCTACACGCAGGCCATGTCGCGCGATGCGGCGCAGGTGCTCTCCAGCGACCGGCTCGGAGAGGACGATTTCGAGTCCGAGTACTACCGCGCCATGCACCGGCTCGAAAAGGAGCGCGAAGAGATCAACTCCCACCAGGCCCTCGAATGGTTTGTCCCAAGCCTGGCCGCCGCCGGCTCGTTCGTCATTACGGCCATGGTCCTGTTCAAGGGGCTTCAGCACCTGCACCTCGGCCTCACCCTGGTCCACAACCTCCTGATCATGCTCATGGTGGCGGCAACGGTCTGGATGGTGATCCACATTTTCGCCCGCTCGCAGAAGGAGCGCTCGCTTGAGCGGTCCACCTTTCTCCTGTTCAGCTGGATGCAGGTGTTCACGGCGTCCGGCTTCGCCTTCAGCCACGGATCCAATGACATCGCCAACGCCATCGGGCCCTTCGCCGCCGTGCTCGACGTGCTGCATTCCGGGGCGATCAACTCGACGGCACCGGTGCCGTCCGTGGCGCTTCTGGCCTTCGGCGTGGCCATGTGTGCCGGGCTCTGGTTCATCGGTCGCGAGGTCATCGCCACCATTGGCACCAACCTGACGCAAATTCATCCGGCGTCGGGCTTCTCCGCGGAACTCTCGGCGGCGGCGGTCGTGATGATGGCCTCCGCGCTGGGCATTCCCGTTTCGTCCACACATATCCTGGTGGGGGCCGTGCTGGGCATCGGACTGGTCAATCGCGCCGCGAACTGGGGCCTGATGCGGCCAATCGCCCTGGCGTGGGTGATCACCCTGCCGGCATCCGCGCTGTTGAGTGCGACCGCCTTCCTGGTGCTGCGGCGTGTCTTCTGA
- a CDS encoding 3-dehydroquinate synthase has translation MPSIERDIVVRWRHQVHFTEGVFAPGNEALRDVLAPGRPGRPALALVIVDEALAEARPDLLPSIHRYFAAHPEAIRLAGPPVSIIGGEAVKNAYFRVSEIHAQIDRHHMDRHNYLLAVGGGALLDMVGLAAATAHRGIRLVRIPTTTLAQDDSGVGVKNGINAFGKKNFIGTFAPPFAVINDFDLLSTLSDRDKRAGYVEAVKVASIRDRVFFEWIESVAGALARFESEAMKRLIFRSAELHLNHIATGGDPFEMGSARPLDFGHWSAHKLEQLSEYRLRHGEAVAIGIALDVTYARLLGLLAAADAGRILDLLDRLGFELFAGELLHEDDRGQLLVVSGLEEFREHLGGDLCVTLPQALGCGMEVHEMDLPLVSRAIDELRRRHHARPGAILRARTP, from the coding sequence ATGCCGTCCATTGAACGGGACATCGTCGTCCGATGGCGCCACCAGGTGCACTTCACCGAGGGGGTGTTTGCGCCTGGCAATGAGGCGTTGCGCGACGTGCTGGCCCCGGGGCGCCCGGGACGTCCGGCGCTTGCGCTGGTGATTGTGGATGAAGCGCTGGCCGAGGCGCGTCCTGACCTGCTGCCCTCGATCCACCGCTACTTTGCGGCGCATCCGGAGGCCATCCGGCTGGCCGGCCCGCCGGTCAGCATCATCGGAGGCGAGGCGGTCAAGAACGCCTACTTCCGGGTGTCGGAGATTCACGCCCAGATTGACCGGCACCACATGGACCGGCACAACTACCTGCTCGCGGTGGGCGGCGGGGCGTTGCTGGACATGGTCGGCCTGGCGGCGGCAACGGCCCACCGGGGGATCCGGTTGGTGCGCATTCCGACCACCACGCTGGCGCAGGACGACTCGGGCGTCGGGGTGAAGAACGGCATCAACGCGTTCGGGAAGAAAAACTTCATCGGCACTTTCGCCCCGCCCTTTGCGGTCATCAACGACTTCGACCTGCTGTCCACACTGTCCGACCGCGACAAGCGGGCGGGCTATGTCGAGGCGGTCAAGGTGGCCAGCATCCGGGACCGCGTGTTTTTTGAGTGGATCGAATCGGTCGCCGGGGCGCTGGCGCGTTTCGAGTCGGAGGCGATGAAGCGCCTGATTTTCCGGAGCGCCGAGCTGCACCTGAACCACATCGCCACCGGCGGGGATCCCTTCGAGATGGGCAGTGCGCGACCGCTGGATTTCGGCCACTGGTCGGCGCACAAGCTGGAGCAGCTCTCGGAGTACCGGCTCCGCCATGGCGAGGCGGTGGCCATCGGCATTGCCCTGGACGTCACGTATGCGCGGCTCCTCGGTTTGCTGGCGGCGGCGGATGCCGGGAGGATCCTCGACCTGCTGGACCGTCTGGGATTTGAGCTCTTTGCCGGTGAGCTGCTGCACGAGGATGACCGAGGCCAGCTGCTCGTGGTCAGCGGCCTGGAGGAATTCCGGGAGCATCTGGGGGGCGATCTTTGCGTCACCCTGCCCCAGGCGCTGGGCTGCGGCATGGAGGTTCATGAGATGGACCTGCCATTGGTGAGCCGCGCGATTGACGAGCTGCGCCGCCGGCATCATGCCCGACCGGGCGCGATCCTTCGGGCGCGCACCCCCTGA
- the moaC gene encoding cyclic pyranopterin monophosphate synthase MoaC, whose amino-acid sequence MKVLSHVSPEGEARMVDVSRKPAMFREAVATGAIHLQPGTLDLIESHQIAKGHVLATARLAGILAAKKTGELIPLCHPLPLTHCAVDFEIPPTRDRISISASARLTAATGVEMEALTAVSVAALTIYDMCKAVDASMQIGGIRLVSKIKLPHPPEGA is encoded by the coding sequence ATGAAGGTGTTGAGCCATGTGTCCCCCGAAGGGGAGGCCCGGATGGTGGATGTGTCGCGGAAGCCGGCGATGTTCCGAGAGGCGGTCGCCACCGGCGCAATCCATCTGCAACCCGGCACCCTGGACCTCATCGAATCGCACCAGATCGCCAAGGGGCACGTCCTGGCAACGGCGCGGCTTGCGGGGATCCTTGCCGCCAAGAAGACAGGCGAACTGATCCCGCTCTGTCATCCGCTGCCCCTGACACATTGTGCGGTGGATTTCGAGATTCCTCCGACCCGCGATCGGATCTCGATCAGCGCATCGGCCCGCCTGACTGCCGCCACGGGGGTTGAAATGGAGGCGCTCACGGCGGTGTCGGTCGCGGCCCTCACCATTTACGACATGTGCAAGGCCGTGGATGCGTCCATGCAGATCGGCGGCATCCGGTTGGTGAGCAAGATCAAGCTGCCTCATCCGCCGGAGGGTGCCTGA